TGGTGAAGGGCATCATCGAGAAGCCCAGTCGCATCGCCACCCGCCTGGGCATCTTCAGCGCATTGATCAACGCCCTCGCGCCGAAGGCCTACGAGGTGGTGATGAACACCGCGTTCGAACTGTTCCCGGATTCGGCCGCGGCCAAGGGCGACAAGGCCGCGCTCAAGGGCGAAACTGCGCCGAGCAACGAGCAGATCGCGTTCGCCGCGCTGATGCGCGGGGTGCACTGGTAATCGGGGGAATCCGATGCGCGATGCCGCCATGGCATCGCGCATGCGTCGATCGGCTCAGTACGAGCGGCACTGCTTGAACCGCACCGGCCTCTGGCTGCCCTGCGGCGGCTGCAATTGCACGCGCGATGCGGCGAGTTCCGGGTAGCGTTCGAGCAGCGGGCAAAGTTCGCCGCTGGGATCGGCTTCCTCGGCGGAGAGATACACCAGCAGGGTGGATTGGGTCGACCACAGGGCGCGATCGACGCCGAACAGGGTCGAAATCGCGTTCGCGGTCTCCCGGCGCCGACGTTCCAGCGCGGCGGGATCGGTCGGAACCGCGTCGTTTGCAGCCACCGTTGGCGCGGGTTTCGGTACCGGCGCGTCTGCCGGCGTTGCGGGGGCAGGGGCGCTGGCAACGATGGCTTGCGCCTCGCTGGCAGGCGCATCTCCCTGCATGCCCTGCGCGATCATGCCTGCGACTGCGGCCAGTGCCGCGGCACCGCCCCAGGCGATGGCCACCGCCCGTTTCGGTGGTGGCGTGGGCGTGGCGATTGGTGCCGGCGCATCGATGGGTTCGCGCGCGACGTAGGGCCGCAACTCGGGCCAGAGGTCCTTGCCGTCCAGCAGTTCGATGTTGCCCTGCTGGCGCGCGACCCGCATCGCCTCGCTCTCGAAGCGCCCCGGCGTGGCCAGGATCACGCTGCCGGCGCCGCGCAGGGTGGCCGACTTGCCCAGGCCAAGGATCGCCTGCACGCCGACCACCGCGGCACTGCCGTACTTGCAGGACAGCAGGACGTATTCGCCGTTGCGTTCGAGCAGGATGTCGCCGCCATCAGAGGGAATCCCGTCCGGCGACATGCCGTCTTCGATCACCGGCTCGTAGCCGCGGCCCTTCATCGCCTGCAGCACCAGGCGGGTGAAATCGCGCCAGCGCAGCTCCGCCAGCTGCGCTTCGCCACGCTCGCGGACGCCGACGCTGGCATCGGCATGGTTGCCGTGCTGGCGCAGCCAGTACGTGGCCGCGCCGCCGGCAATGGCGAAGACGAACAATGCGAGTAACAGGGGCGTCATGCGCGTTCGACTTGGAAGCCGGATCCGGGGTGACGACTATAGCGCCAATGCCCGCGGCTCGGCAGCGGGCTGGGGGTCATGCGCATGGCGAACGCGGCCATTGCCACGCGAAACGCCCGCCAGTCCGTATTCGCAGGGGGAGGGGAGCTAGCGAAGCGGCGGACTGGCGGGACTTTGGCGAAAATCTACTCGGCGGCCTTCTTGGCGCGCTTGCTGGCCTGTTTCGCCGGTGCCTTGGCGGCAGCGGCCTTGCGCGGCGCCTTCTTGGCGGCGCGGGGGCTGCGCTGCCATTGGCCTTGCGCAATTCCTCGGTCAGCCGTTCGACGCGCGCGGTCAGTGCATTGAGGTCGTCGCGACCCGGCACGCCGAGCTTGACCAGTGCGCGCTGCACGCGCTCTTCGAACACCTTTTCCAGCTTGTCCCAGGTGTCGGTGGCGCGCTCGCGCGCCTGGCCGACCTTGCCCTCGACCGCGTCGCGGACGAAGTCGGCGCGGGCGCCGGTGAACTTGCGCGCGGTCTGCTCCAGCGACAGGCCGTCGCGGACCAGGCTTTCGAACAGCTTGCCGCCCTCGGCCTGCGCGCGGTTGAACGCACCCATGCCGGCCAGCCAGATCTGTTGCGCGGACTCGGTGATCGACTTGCCCAAGCGCTCGGCCTGCGCCTTGCTCGAAGCATCGGCGGCGGGGCTCTTCTTGTTGGCGGTTTTCTTCAGCTTGGCCATGTGCCCTCCAACGGGCGCAACGGGAATGGATTGCGCAGCAGCATCGCGTTGTTGTCTAGAGCATTCACACCATGCGCCGCGATTGCCCGCGGCGATGCCTGCGCAAGGAATGCTCGATGTCGTCGAGCGCGCGGCCGAGGACTGCAGTGGTCTCGGTGCTGCGCCCGGACGGCGGCAGGTGGGCGAGGATCGAGCGCGGGCGATCGGCGATCACGTCCTCGCGCAGGGTGATGCCATGCCGTGCCAGCACCGGTTCCAGCACGTCGCGGCGGTTGCGCAGGTCGGCCAGGGTGTTGCGATAGGCGAGCTGCGAGATGCGCCGGCGCGCGGAGAAACTGAAGACGTTGGTGTAGAACAATTCGCGGTCGGCGGCGTTGGGTTCGAACACCAGCTGGTCGATGTCCGGGTACTGCTGTGCATAGCGCGCCAGTCCGACCTGCATGCGCGATTGCAGCATGGTGCGCAGGGTCTGCGAGAGCACGCCGGGCAGGCCGCCTTCGGCGATGCGGCGGTCGCTGAAGCGATGCGATGCCGCTTCGATATCGCCATCGTTGCCGGGATTGAACGGCACCAGCGGATTGATGCCGAGCATCAGGTCGACCTCGCGGTCGAGCACCACCGAGGCATGCATCGTGCGGCGCAGCGCGCCATCGACGAAATGGCGGGCGCGCCCGCTCTTGTCGCGGATTTCCACCGGTGGATACAGGCCGGGCAGGGCGGCGCTGGCCTGCACCGCCTGCGAGATCGGCACGTCGTCCCAACCGGTGTCGCCGAAGCGCACCGCCTCGCCGCTGTCGAGATCCACGCCGATCACGTACAGCGGCCGTTGCAGGTCGCGGAAATCGTTGCTGCGGCCGCGGCGGCTGAACACGTCGCGCAGGAAGCGCTCGACTTCGGCGTTGTCGAACAGGCCGGTCGGCACCAGTCCGCCGATGCGGGTGACCAGGTCCGACCAGCGCGAATCGCCGCGGCCGAACCACAGGTCCTGGGTGAGCTTGGCGGTCAGCCGCGGGATCGAGGCGGCGCGGCGCATGTATTCCAGCAGCGCCGGGCGCAGGAAGGTTTCCGGGCGGAAGGTGACGTCCTGGCTGTCGCCGCTGATGAAGATCCGGCACAGCTCGGCGGTGTCCATGCGGTTGGCCAGGCCGGCGGCGAAGAACGCGCCGGAACTGACCCCGACGTAGCAATCCAGCCGGGCCAGGTCGAGGCCGTCGCAGGCTTCGTCCAGCGCGCGCAGCGCGCCGAGTTCGTACATCGCGCCGATCGGTCCGCCGCCGGCGATGGCCAGGCCGATGCGTGGCGCGGCATCGCGGTCGCGGCGGGGATGTTCGGCGGCGTGCAGTGACAGCATGCAGGGGACTCGTGCGGGGCGCGGCCGAGTGTAGCCGAGCGCTGTCGAGTATTGCGTCGATTCGCCGGGCTGCCGACACTTCGCGGATGCCCGCCGGCCGCGCACACGTCCAGTCCGATCCAACCGAGCGCCTGGCGCGGCGCCTGGCTTGCCACCAGGCCCTGTACGACCCGGCGCGCGAGCCGCGCAATCGGTCGCGCTGGCTCAAGCCCTTGCAGGCCTGGCAGGCGCAGCGGCTGGAGCGCAGCTTCGCCGGCTTCCTGCAGGATCCGGCGCGGCGGCCGGCGGCGCGCTTCTTCCTGACCGATGTCTACGGCGACCACGATTTCACCCGCCGCGATGCCGACATCGCGCGGGTGATCCCGATGATGCAGAAGCTGCTGCCGGCCGCGCTGTTGAAGACCGTGGCGGACGGCATCGAGCTCGGCGCGCTGACCCATGCCTTCGACCTGCGCATGGCCGACGCCCTGCAGGCGCTGGGCGGGCGACGCCGCGGCATCGACGACGGACTGTACGCACGCGCCTACCGCGACGTCGGCCTGCCGCGCTTGCGCGGCCGCCAGATCGCCCTGATCGGCGATGTCGGCGAAGGCCTGGCGGCCGCCTTGCGGATGCCGGGCGTGGGCGCCTTGCTCAGGCTGTCGCGGCTGCCGGCGAAGGCCGCGGGACTCGGCGAGTTGCAGACCTTCCTCGAGCGCGGCTTCGCCGCCTTCGAGGGGCTGGGCGATGCGCGCGCCTTCCTCGCCGACATCCGCGGCAACGAGACGCTGACGATGCAGCGGCTGTTCGCCGGCGACGCGGATCCGTTCCGCGGCTGAACTCAGCGGGTGCCGAACAGCAGCAACGCGGACAATGCCGCGGCCAGCAGGATCGCCGCGACCAGCAACCAGGGCATGCGTTGCAGCCAGGACTTGCGCGGCGGCGCGGGCAATTCATCCGCATCGTCGGCGAACGCCGCGCGCAGGCGTGCGGCGGGCGAAGGCCCCGGCGTCGGCGGCGGGCCCTCCAGCACGAAGCGATGCTGCACGTCGAACGCGATCTGGTCGCCGGCATGCAGCGCCGCCTGGCGCACGCGCTGGCCGTTGACCAGCACGTCGGCACCGGCGTCGCGCAGCACGGCCTGGCCGTTCACGGCTTCCACCGTGGCATGCCGCTCGGCGATGCCGGGACCTTCGATGCGGATGTCGGCATCACCCGCACGCCCGATCTTGCGTGGCTGTTCCAGGCTGATGCTGCGTCCATGGTGCGCACCGCCGACGCCGCGCAGCACCAGCCGCAGGTTGCCGATCGGATCGCGCGGCGCGCCGTTGGCCTGCGGCATCGCACGTCCGTCGTTGGCGGCGGTCAGCAGCAGTTCGTTGCCGTCGACATGGATGCTGTCGCCGGCGCGCAGCATCGCCACGTGCTGCACCGGGCGGCCGTTGACGTGCACGCCGCGCAGTTCGTCGGCCACGGTCATCCAGATGCCGCGGCGGTCGTTGCACAGCTGCAGCAGCCACGCTTGCTCACCGTCCACCGGGCCTAGCCCGGTCGGCAAGCGCCCCAGCGCATGCACGCCCGCGCCGAGCACCAGGTCGGGTTGGTCGCCATCGGAAAATCGCAGACGCAGTTCGTTCATCGCGGGGGAATCTAGCATGCGCCGGCCGCGAGGCTGGTTGCATGGCGCGGCGGCGGGCACAATGCGCCGTCACCCGCCGCCACGGTCCGCCCATGTCCCGCATCGATATCCGCCATGCCCATTCGCTGCCCAAGGCCAAGGCCCGCAAGGCGGTCGAAGACGTCGCGAAGAAGCTCGCCGAGAAATTCGAGATGGATTACGGCTGGGAGGGCGACACCCTGAATTTCTCGCGCTCCGGCGTCGACGGCCACATCGCGCTGGAGCCGGAGGAACTGCACGTGCACGCCAAGCTCGGCTTCCTCACCGCGATGTTCAAGGACCCGATCGAGAACGAGATCAAGCGCGTGCTGAAAGAGAAGTTCTGACCCGCCAGCGTTTCCACAGCCGCCAACCCAGCAGCAAGGCGGCGATTCCGGCATACAGCGCCGGTTCGCGGATGTCGGATTTCACCAGCCACCAGAAGTGCAGCACGGCCAGCACGGCCACGGCATAGACCAGCATGTGCAG
Above is a genomic segment from Thermomonas aquatica containing:
- a CDS encoding FFLEELY motif protein, with the translated sequence MPAGRAHVQSDPTERLARRLACHQALYDPAREPRNRSRWLKPLQAWQAQRLERSFAGFLQDPARRPAARFFLTDVYGDHDFTRRDADIARVIPMMQKLLPAALLKTVADGIELGALTHAFDLRMADALQALGGRRRGIDDGLYARAYRDVGLPRLRGRQIALIGDVGEGLAAALRMPGVGALLRLSRLPAKAAGLGELQTFLERGFAAFEGLGDARAFLADIRGNETLTMQRLFAGDADPFRG
- a CDS encoding FHA domain-containing protein; this translates as MNELRLRFSDGDQPDLVLGAGVHALGRLPTGLGPVDGEQAWLLQLCNDRRGIWMTVADELRGVHVNGRPVQHVAMLRAGDSIHVDGNELLLTAANDGRAMPQANGAPRDPIGNLRLVLRGVGGAHHGRSISLEQPRKIGRAGDADIRIEGPGIAERHATVEAVNGQAVLRDAGADVLVNGQRVRQAALHAGDQIAFDVQHRFVLEGPPPTPGPSPAARLRAAFADDADELPAPPRKSWLQRMPWLLVAAILLAAALSALLLFGTR
- a CDS encoding patatin-like phospholipase family protein: MLSLHAAEHPRRDRDAAPRIGLAIAGGGPIGAMYELGALRALDEACDGLDLARLDCYVGVSSGAFFAAGLANRMDTAELCRIFISGDSQDVTFRPETFLRPALLEYMRRAASIPRLTAKLTQDLWFGRGDSRWSDLVTRIGGLVPTGLFDNAEVERFLRDVFSRRGRSNDFRDLQRPLYVIGVDLDSGEAVRFGDTGWDDVPISQAVQASAALPGLYPPVEIRDKSGRARHFVDGALRRTMHASVVLDREVDLMLGINPLVPFNPGNDGDIEAASHRFSDRRIAEGGLPGVLSQTLRTMLQSRMQVGLARYAQQYPDIDQLVFEPNAADRELFYTNVFSFSARRRISQLAYRNTLADLRNRRDVLEPVLARHGITLREDVIADRPRSILAHLPPSGRSTETTAVLGRALDDIEHSLRRHRRGQSRRMV
- a CDS encoding polyhydroxyalkanoic acid system family protein encodes the protein MSRIDIRHAHSLPKAKARKAVEDVAKKLAEKFEMDYGWEGDTLNFSRSGVDGHIALEPEELHVHAKLGFLTAMFKDPIENEIKRVLKEKF
- a CDS encoding phasin family protein translates to MAKLKKTANKKSPAADASSKAQAERLGKSITESAQQIWLAGMGAFNRAQAEGGKLFESLVRDGLSLEQTARKFTGARADFVRDAVEGKVGQARERATDTWDKLEKVFEERVQRALVKLGVPGRDDLNALTARVERLTEELRKANGSAAPAPPRRRRARPLPPRHRRNRPASAPRRPPSRFSPKSRQSAASLAPLPLRIRTGGRFAWQWPRSPCA
- a CDS encoding restriction endonuclease, encoding MTPLLLALFVFAIAGGAATYWLRQHGNHADASVGVRERGEAQLAELRWRDFTRLVLQAMKGRGYEPVIEDGMSPDGIPSDGGDILLERNGEYVLLSCKYGSAAVVGVQAILGLGKSATLRGAGSVILATPGRFESEAMRVARQQGNIELLDGKDLWPELRPYVAREPIDAPAPIATPTPPPKRAVAIAWGGAAALAAVAGMIAQGMQGDAPASEAQAIVASAPAPATPADAPVPKPAPTVAANDAVPTDPAALERRRRETANAISTLFGVDRALWSTQSTLLVYLSAEEADPSGELCPLLERYPELAASRVQLQPPQGSQRPVRFKQCRSY